A region from the Streptomyces tsukubensis genome encodes:
- a CDS encoding AzlC family ABC transporter permease — protein MAEQTVPADPPESSPPAGPAPGTGHDRTPGSGTGRTPGSGVGGAAVAADGPAAKPDAAVVRDALGVGIAVGLSGFAFGVTAAGSGLSLLQTCALSLLVFTGASQFALVGALAAGGNPFTAAAGAFFLGIRNAFYGLRLSQLLALPRAVRPFAAHWVIDETTAVALAQPTRRAVRLGFTVTGLTLYVLWNLTTFLGAIGAEAIGDTNAWGLDAAGPAVFLALLAPMLRTAAERAVAGLAVLLGLGFLPLLPAGVPVLVAALAAPAVLWFKGRTSGRGTADAVDTRTAIPGAGRPGSDSAGTAPRGEGAEGAHKGRGEDSTDGGQRSVEEGR, from the coding sequence ATGGCAGAACAGACCGTCCCGGCCGACCCGCCGGAGAGCAGCCCACCCGCCGGACCCGCCCCGGGAACCGGCCACGACCGCACCCCGGGGTCCGGGACCGGCCGCACTCCGGGGTCCGGGGTCGGCGGCGCGGCCGTCGCGGCGGACGGCCCCGCTGCCAAGCCCGACGCGGCCGTCGTACGCGACGCCCTCGGGGTGGGCATCGCGGTCGGGCTCTCCGGCTTCGCCTTCGGTGTCACGGCCGCGGGCTCCGGCCTCAGCCTGCTCCAGACCTGCGCCCTGAGCCTGCTGGTCTTCACCGGCGCGTCGCAGTTCGCCCTGGTCGGGGCGTTGGCGGCGGGCGGAAATCCGTTCACGGCCGCCGCCGGGGCGTTCTTCCTCGGCATCCGCAACGCCTTCTACGGGCTGCGCCTGTCGCAGCTGCTCGCCCTGCCGCGCGCCGTGCGGCCGTTCGCCGCCCACTGGGTGATCGACGAGACCACGGCCGTCGCACTCGCCCAGCCGACGAGACGGGCCGTACGCCTCGGCTTCACCGTCACCGGACTGACGCTGTACGTCCTGTGGAACCTCACGACCTTCCTCGGCGCGATCGGCGCCGAGGCCATCGGCGACACCAATGCCTGGGGTCTTGACGCGGCCGGACCGGCCGTCTTCCTCGCGCTCCTCGCCCCCATGCTCCGTACCGCCGCCGAACGGGCCGTCGCCGGGCTCGCGGTCCTCCTCGGGCTCGGATTCCTGCCGCTGCTGCCCGCCGGGGTGCCGGTCCTGGTGGCGGCGCTCGCCGCACCCGCCGTGCTGTGGTTCAAGGGCCGCACGTCCGGCCGGGGCACGGCGGACGCCGTGGACACCCGTACCGCGATACCCGGCGCCGGTCGGCCCGGCAGCGACTCCGCGGGCACCGCACCACGCGGTGAGGGGGCCGAGGGCGCCCACAAGGGACGCGGCGAGGACAGTACCGACGGCGGGCAGCGGTCCGTGGAGGAGGGGCGATGA
- a CDS encoding AzlD domain-containing protein, whose translation MSVWIAIAVTAVGCYVVKLVGLLVPAEALERPLVRRLAALVPVALLAALTAQQTFSTAGSLVVDARAAGLAAAAVALVLRAPFLVVVASAVLVTAGIRALGG comes from the coding sequence ATGAGCGTCTGGATCGCGATCGCGGTGACCGCGGTCGGCTGTTACGTGGTGAAGCTGGTGGGCCTGCTGGTACCGGCCGAGGCACTGGAACGTCCGCTGGTGCGGCGGCTCGCCGCCCTGGTGCCCGTCGCGCTGCTGGCCGCGCTCACGGCGCAGCAGACCTTCAGCACGGCGGGCTCCCTGGTGGTCGACGCGCGCGCCGCCGGGCTGGCTGCCGCCGCCGTCGCCCTGGTGCTGCGCGCCCCCTTCCTTGTGGTGGTTGCCTCGGCCGTGCTGGTCACCGCGGGCATCCGGGCGCTGGGCGGCTGA
- a CDS encoding DUF3046 domain-containing protein: MRLTIFWERMADHFGAAYADSFARDHVMSELGGRTVHQALDAGWEAKDVWRAVCAAVDVPADRR, from the coding sequence ATGCGGTTGACGATTTTCTGGGAGCGGATGGCGGACCACTTCGGTGCCGCGTACGCCGACTCCTTCGCACGGGACCATGTGATGTCCGAGCTGGGCGGGCGGACCGTCCACCAGGCGCTCGACGCGGGCTGGGAGGCCAAGGACGTGTGGCGCGCGGTCTGTGCGGCCGTCGACGTCCCGGCCGACCGGCGCTGA
- a CDS encoding AI-2E family transporter has translation MPRWLPRAMLLALALYACFQLGVWAFHQLIGLLLNILIAFFLALAIEPAVGRMAARGMRRGVATFLVFFGILISVVGFVVMLGSMLADQILAMVDEFPKYLDSVINWINSTFKTELSRVEVQDSVLKSDWLQQYVQNSASGVLDVSATVLGGLFKLLTIFLFSFYFAADGPRLRRALCSVLPPAKQAEVLRAWEIAVDKTGGYLYSRGLMALISGVAHFVLLEILGVPYAPALAIWVGLVSQFIPTIGTYLAGALPMLLAFTVNPWYAVWVLGFVVVYQQFENYVLQPKLTSKTVDIHPAVAFGSVIAGTALMGAVGALIAIPAVATLQAFLGAYVKRYTVADDARVQGHRRRRGQMLRRFRPVAAMRRDGTETAEPGGGLSTAD, from the coding sequence ATGCCTCGCTGGCTGCCGCGCGCGATGCTGCTCGCCCTGGCGCTCTACGCCTGCTTCCAGCTCGGGGTCTGGGCCTTCCACCAGCTCATCGGGCTCCTGCTGAACATCCTGATCGCCTTCTTCCTCGCCCTCGCCATCGAGCCCGCAGTCGGGCGGATGGCGGCGCGGGGGATGCGGCGCGGGGTCGCCACGTTCCTGGTGTTCTTCGGGATCCTGATCTCCGTCGTCGGATTCGTGGTCATGCTCGGGTCGATGCTGGCCGACCAGATACTGGCCATGGTCGACGAGTTCCCCAAATACCTCGACTCGGTGATCAACTGGATCAACAGCACCTTCAAGACCGAGCTGTCCCGGGTCGAGGTGCAGGACAGTGTCCTGAAGTCGGACTGGCTGCAGCAGTACGTGCAGAACAGCGCCAGCGGTGTGCTCGACGTCTCCGCCACGGTCCTCGGCGGGCTGTTCAAGCTGCTGACGATCTTCCTCTTCTCGTTCTACTTCGCCGCCGACGGGCCGCGGCTGCGCCGGGCGCTCTGCTCCGTACTGCCCCCGGCCAAGCAGGCGGAGGTGCTGCGCGCCTGGGAGATCGCCGTCGACAAGACCGGCGGATATCTGTACTCCCGCGGACTGATGGCCCTCATCTCGGGCGTCGCGCACTTCGTCCTGCTGGAGATCCTCGGGGTGCCCTACGCCCCGGCGCTGGCGATCTGGGTCGGACTGGTGTCCCAGTTCATCCCGACGATCGGTACGTATCTGGCCGGGGCCCTCCCGATGCTGCTCGCGTTCACCGTGAACCCCTGGTACGCGGTGTGGGTGCTCGGGTTCGTCGTGGTGTACCAGCAGTTCGAGAACTACGTCCTCCAGCCGAAGCTGACCTCCAAGACCGTCGACATCCACCCGGCCGTGGCCTTCGGTTCCGTCATAGCGGGTACGGCGCTGATGGGTGCCGTGGGCGCGCTGATCGCGATCCCGGCCGTCGCCACCCTCCAGGCGTTCCTCGGTGCCTATGTGAAGCGGTACACCGTGGCCGACGACGCCCGGGTGCAGGGCCACCGCCGACGGCGCGGACAGATGCTGCGGCGGTTCCGGCCGGTCGCGGCGATGCGCCGGGACGGGACGGAGACGGCCGAGCCGGGCGGCGGACTGAGCACCGCCGACTGA
- a CDS encoding tetratricopeptide repeat protein — protein MSTMTVEEIRLGLFENSDAPYGPARTARAEALGAAAEASGDSALFRQSLMGLIDAYEHSAERTRILVPFARLLQEYDRDPGAFTSWEVHSLFWRFKWVTGGILDSPDIPLASVERWLTDMERRYRLAGHSERAVRQAEQLLAEATGDEERTDRAFAAWLAADRDAMSDCHACELNDQGRYRAVRGDDAGAIRLWGPVLAGDEDCLEEPHRVLAHSLLPLLRLGRADEARANHLRGYRMARGNESLLRSIGAHIEFCALTGNESRGLEILAEHAGHLGALVDVDAQLDFNAGILVLLRRLKDTGHGDRPTVPYEGEVRTAAELYDLLYADAAAIAARFDARNGNSLKSDRFAERTVRQPLADALPLGVRSPALPTPAAPDRAAAAPAGGDGAAPSFADLVERARTARRRGHPSARAQWAEVSRRAAADTTADSAADPELAADLLEFEAWTAYEDGAGDATERFARAAGAHREAGSPSRAAYADLAAAGSAARAGAPASEITERLAAAVRSAGDLDASDPMRERRVALAGLATLRLESLLRHREQHTSEEGSGEGAESVDTVLREQLDAFVAERGKDRAVADPGGTTDVLAQAELFLAQVLLPSGEQDRAVALLASSAEHFLAAGRPWEAARPLELRARVVAAGGDQVAAEADARAALAHSAEAVEPDVLGSVRLTLSEVLMEREGSAAEAAEHALGAAHWFDRAGLSAGPGARARLLLARAYADTDRHAEAAEVLHSALPDLVETYGGAGDEEVVRARQLLGGLLNGLDDPRGAAEQYLLAAEGTTAWEDPRPQASLAHSAAECLAEAELTGESEAAYLRALELWRRAGDCVVSEVRVLRSLAWLGLRYDSPPEEYERARRFMGEALALVQDSEVAELRYEWAETCSQLARLLDAEDPEDGEERSAAPAAAGGGPAVPDRDIVLLDRAAGLFAEFGDAARHDRFNALARAAWTEHNRNRVDAAKARMTALVTELEEAAEREGEETAELLEQAREMLHEMG, from the coding sequence ATGAGCACGATGACCGTCGAGGAGATCCGCCTGGGTCTCTTCGAGAACTCCGACGCGCCGTACGGCCCCGCCCGCACCGCCCGTGCCGAGGCCCTCGGCGCCGCCGCCGAAGCGTCCGGGGACAGCGCCCTGTTCCGTCAGTCCCTCATGGGGCTGATCGACGCCTACGAGCACAGCGCCGAGCGCACCAGGATCCTGGTGCCGTTCGCCCGGCTCCTCCAGGAGTACGACCGGGATCCGGGGGCCTTCACCTCGTGGGAGGTCCACAGCCTGTTCTGGCGGTTCAAGTGGGTGACCGGTGGCATCCTCGACTCGCCGGACATCCCGCTGGCGTCGGTGGAGCGCTGGCTCACCGATATGGAGCGGCGCTACCGGCTCGCGGGCCACAGCGAGCGGGCGGTGCGCCAGGCCGAGCAGCTGCTCGCCGAGGCGACCGGGGACGAGGAGCGCACGGACCGCGCCTTCGCCGCCTGGCTGGCCGCCGACCGCGACGCCATGAGCGACTGCCATGCCTGCGAGCTGAACGACCAGGGACGCTATCGGGCCGTCCGAGGGGACGACGCCGGGGCGATACGGCTCTGGGGGCCGGTCCTGGCGGGTGACGAGGACTGTCTGGAGGAGCCCCACCGGGTCCTCGCGCACTCTCTGCTGCCGCTGCTCCGTCTCGGCCGGGCCGACGAGGCCCGGGCCAACCATCTCCGCGGCTACCGCATGGCGCGGGGCAACGAGAGCCTGCTCCGCTCCATCGGTGCGCACATCGAGTTCTGCGCCCTGACCGGCAACGAGTCCCGCGGTCTCGAAATCCTCGCCGAGCACGCCGGACATCTCGGCGCCCTCGTCGACGTCGACGCCCAGCTCGACTTCAACGCCGGCATCCTGGTCCTGCTGCGCCGGCTGAAGGACACCGGCCACGGCGACCGGCCCACCGTCCCTTACGAGGGCGAGGTGCGGACCGCGGCCGAGCTGTACGACCTGCTGTACGCGGACGCCGCCGCGATCGCCGCGCGCTTCGACGCGCGCAACGGCAACTCGCTGAAGTCGGACCGGTTCGCGGAGCGGACGGTCCGGCAGCCGCTGGCCGACGCGCTGCCGCTCGGGGTGCGCAGCCCGGCGCTGCCCACCCCGGCGGCCCCGGACCGCGCCGCCGCGGCCCCGGCGGGAGGTGACGGTGCCGCGCCCTCCTTCGCCGACCTCGTCGAGCGGGCGCGTACGGCCCGCCGCCGTGGGCATCCGTCCGCCCGCGCCCAGTGGGCGGAGGTGTCCCGCCGGGCCGCCGCGGACACCACGGCGGACAGCGCGGCGGATCCGGAGCTCGCCGCCGATCTGCTGGAGTTCGAGGCCTGGACCGCGTACGAGGACGGAGCCGGGGACGCCACGGAGCGCTTCGCCCGGGCCGCCGGCGCCCATCGCGAGGCCGGATCGCCGAGCCGGGCCGCGTACGCGGATCTGGCGGCCGCGGGCAGCGCCGCCCGGGCCGGTGCCCCGGCTTCGGAGATCACGGAGAGGCTGGCGGCGGCCGTGCGGTCGGCCGGGGATCTCGACGCTTCGGACCCGATGCGTGAGCGCCGGGTCGCGCTGGCCGGGCTCGCCACGCTGCGCCTGGAATCGCTGCTGCGCCACCGGGAGCAGCACACCTCCGAAGAAGGATCCGGGGAAGGGGCCGAGTCGGTCGACACCGTGCTCCGGGAGCAGCTCGACGCCTTTGTGGCGGAGCGGGGCAAGGACCGGGCCGTCGCGGACCCGGGCGGTACGACGGATGTCCTGGCCCAAGCCGAGCTGTTCCTCGCGCAAGTGCTGCTGCCGTCCGGGGAGCAGGATCGGGCCGTGGCGCTGCTGGCGTCGTCGGCGGAGCACTTCCTGGCCGCCGGCCGCCCCTGGGAGGCGGCCCGGCCGCTGGAGCTCCGGGCGCGGGTGGTCGCGGCGGGCGGGGATCAGGTGGCGGCCGAGGCCGATGCCAGGGCCGCGCTCGCCCACTCCGCCGAGGCCGTCGAGCCCGATGTGCTGGGTTCCGTACGGCTGACGCTGTCCGAGGTCCTGATGGAGCGGGAGGGTTCCGCGGCGGAGGCCGCGGAGCACGCCCTCGGTGCCGCCCACTGGTTCGACCGGGCGGGGCTCTCCGCAGGCCCCGGGGCTCGGGCGAGGCTGCTGCTCGCGCGGGCGTACGCCGATACGGACCGGCATGCCGAGGCCGCCGAGGTGCTGCACTCGGCCCTCCCCGATCTGGTGGAGACGTACGGCGGGGCGGGTGACGAGGAGGTGGTACGGGCTCGGCAGCTGCTGGGTGGCCTGCTCAACGGGCTCGACGATCCCCGGGGCGCGGCGGAGCAGTATCTGCTGGCCGCCGAGGGCACCACCGCGTGGGAGGACCCCCGGCCGCAGGCGAGCCTGGCCCATTCCGCGGCCGAGTGTCTCGCCGAGGCGGAGCTGACCGGCGAATCGGAGGCGGCCTATCTGCGGGCGCTGGAGCTGTGGCGCCGGGCGGGTGACTGTGTGGTCTCCGAAGTGCGGGTGCTCCGTTCCCTGGCGTGGCTCGGACTGCGGTACGACTCGCCTCCGGAGGAGTACGAGCGGGCCCGGAGGTTCATGGGCGAGGCGCTCGCCCTGGTCCAGGACTCCGAGGTCGCCGAGCTGCGGTACGAGTGGGCGGAGACCTGCTCCCAGCTGGCGCGGCTGCTGGACGCCGAGGATCCGGAGGACGGGGAGGAGCGTTCTGCGGCACCCGCTGCCGCCGGAGGGGGGCCGGCCGTGCCGGACCGGGACATCGTCCTGCTGGACCGGGCGGCGGGGCTCTTCGCGGAGTTCGGGGACGCCGCGCGCCACGACCGCTTCAACGCCCTGGCCCGGGCTGCGTGGACGGAGCACAACCGGAACCGGGTGGACGCGGCGAAGGCCCGGATGACGGCGCTGGTGACGGAGCTGGAGGAGGCGGCGGAGCGGGAGGGCGAGGAGACCGCCGAACTGCTGGAGCAGGCCCGCGAGATGCTCCACGAGATGGGGTAA
- a CDS encoding HSP90 family protein, with protein sequence MTSTTSTTEAAETPPESSSFQVDLRGLVDLLSHHLYSSPRVYVRELLQNAVDAVTARRADDPGCPDRIRLSAEAGRVSIEDSGIGLTADEVHTLLATIGRSSKRGGEHGLESARREFLGQFGIGLLACFVVAREIRVVTRSARTPGAAPVEWLARDDGSYTVRTLPDEARPAPGTTVFLEPRPGSGEWLAPARVEELARDFGSLLPYDIVFADGSGAERPVTDRPAVWDRDHPTPSARREALAGHCAALFGFTPLDTIDFDLPVAGVRGVAYVLPDPASPAHRGGHRAYLKGMLLTDRADNLLPEWAFFVRAVVDTDALRPTASRESLYDDETLDAVRDALGSAVRRWLAELAAGDPQRLAAFLSVHHLGVKSLARHDPELFGLMLPWLPFETSDGRVGLEEFAAAHGEIHFTRTVEEFRQIAPIAAAHGLGVVNAGYTYDADLLALLPTVRPSVKVTELDAGAVTERLDPVPTEAELALAGFLSTARARLDAEGCDVALRAFQPVTVPALYLDDRQARHERDRAAAEANADSLWNDILGSLRGSAPRARLVLNHNNPLIRRIAALPDPELTATAVESLYGQALLMSQRPLRPADSTLLNRAFLGLLEWATHPATGGSAQEGR encoded by the coding sequence ATGACATCCACGACGTCCACGACCGAAGCGGCAGAGACCCCGCCCGAGTCCAGCAGTTTCCAGGTCGACCTGCGGGGCCTGGTCGACCTGCTCTCCCACCATCTGTACTCCAGCCCGCGGGTCTATGTCCGCGAGCTCCTGCAGAACGCCGTGGACGCGGTCACCGCGCGCCGGGCCGACGACCCCGGGTGCCCGGACCGGATCCGGCTCTCCGCCGAGGCGGGCCGGGTCTCCATCGAGGACAGCGGGATCGGTCTGACCGCCGACGAGGTCCACACCCTGCTCGCCACCATCGGACGCAGCTCCAAGCGCGGCGGCGAGCACGGTCTGGAGTCCGCCCGCCGTGAATTCCTCGGCCAGTTCGGCATCGGGCTGCTCGCCTGCTTCGTCGTGGCCCGCGAGATCCGTGTCGTCACCCGCTCCGCGCGCACCCCCGGCGCGGCCCCCGTGGAGTGGCTGGCCCGGGACGACGGCTCGTACACCGTGCGTACGCTGCCCGACGAGGCCCGCCCCGCCCCCGGCACCACCGTCTTCCTGGAGCCGCGCCCCGGTTCCGGGGAGTGGCTGGCCCCGGCCCGGGTGGAGGAGCTGGCGCGCGACTTCGGCTCCCTCCTGCCGTACGACATCGTCTTCGCGGACGGCAGCGGGGCGGAGCGTCCGGTGACCGACCGGCCCGCCGTCTGGGACCGCGATCACCCCACTCCGTCGGCCCGCCGGGAGGCGCTCGCCGGGCACTGCGCCGCGCTGTTCGGCTTCACCCCGCTCGACACGATCGACTTCGACCTGCCGGTCGCCGGGGTCCGCGGCGTCGCCTATGTGCTCCCCGATCCCGCCAGCCCCGCGCACCGCGGCGGGCACCGCGCCTATCTCAAGGGCATGCTGCTCACCGACCGGGCGGACAATCTGCTGCCGGAGTGGGCCTTCTTCGTCCGGGCCGTGGTCGACACCGACGCGCTGCGCCCCACCGCGTCCCGCGAGAGCCTCTACGACGACGAGACGCTGGACGCCGTCCGCGACGCCCTCGGCTCCGCCGTCCGCCGGTGGCTGGCGGAGCTGGCCGCGGGCGATCCGCAGCGGCTCGCCGCCTTCCTGAGCGTCCACCACCTCGGGGTGAAGTCCCTGGCGCGGCACGATCCGGAGCTGTTCGGGCTGATGCTGCCGTGGCTGCCGTTCGAGACCAGCGACGGCCGGGTCGGCCTGGAGGAGTTCGCCGCGGCGCACGGGGAGATCCACTTCACCCGCACGGTGGAGGAGTTCCGCCAGATCGCCCCCATCGCGGCCGCCCACGGCCTGGGCGTGGTCAACGCCGGATACACGTACGACGCGGATCTGCTCGCCCTGCTGCCCACCGTCCGCCCCTCGGTGAAGGTCACCGAACTCGACGCCGGTGCCGTCACCGAGCGCCTCGACCCGGTGCCCACCGAGGCCGAGCTGGCGCTGGCCGGCTTCCTCTCCACCGCCCGGGCCCGGCTCGACGCGGAGGGCTGCGACGTGGCGCTGCGCGCCTTCCAGCCCGTGACGGTGCCCGCGCTCTACCTGGACGACCGGCAGGCGCGCCACGAGCGGGACCGGGCCGCCGCCGAGGCGAACGCCGACTCCCTGTGGAACGACATCCTCGGTTCCCTGCGCGGATCGGCGCCGCGCGCCCGTCTGGTGCTGAACCACAACAACCCGCTGATCCGCCGGATCGCCGCACTGCCCGATCCGGAGCTGACCGCCACCGCGGTCGAGTCGCTCTACGGGCAGGCGCTGCTGATGTCCCAGCGCCCCCTGCGGCCCGCCGACTCCACCCTGCTCAACCGGGCCTTCCTCGGGCTCCTGGAATGGGCGACCCACCCCGCCACGGGCGGTTCCGCCCAGGAAGGCCGCTGA